The Persephonella sp. IF05-L8 genome contains a region encoding:
- the cydB gene encoding cytochrome d ubiquinol oxidase subunit II, whose product MPVEMFTTLEGIWFLLAGVFLVGYALTDGFDLGTGILTIFTKKDENRQILYNAVAPVWDGNEVWLIAGGGMLFAAFPVVYAASFSGFYLAILIVLWALIGRAIAFEYRNKKDSPTWKNIWDWIYWIGNFVPALLFGVAVGNAVIGVPIDQQGVYHGSFFTLLRPAPLLMGVVGVFMFLMHGMAYLLRKTEGEVFNLARKFAYISFFGFIGSLIITDFLLVITAPYLYSNYFKYPLFWIAPALIVIGLILYLKYLSGGQYNKVIYGSTLTTIGTVLTIAFASYPVLMRSTIKPEFNLTIWNSASSHITLTVMLISTLIFMPIVIFYTVYVYRVFKGKVSAEGGYH is encoded by the coding sequence ATGCCTGTGGAAATGTTTACAACACTTGAGGGAATATGGTTCCTGCTTGCAGGTGTGTTCCTTGTTGGGTATGCATTAACAGACGGATTTGACCTTGGAACAGGAATACTGACCATTTTTACCAAAAAGGATGAAAATAGACAAATCTTATACAATGCCGTTGCACCTGTATGGGATGGAAACGAAGTATGGCTTATAGCCGGTGGTGGAATGCTGTTTGCGGCATTCCCTGTTGTTTATGCTGCTTCTTTTAGCGGATTTTATCTTGCTATCTTGATTGTTCTATGGGCTTTAATTGGAAGGGCAATCGCCTTTGAATATAGAAACAAGAAGGACAGCCCTACATGGAAAAACATATGGGACTGGATTTACTGGATAGGCAATTTTGTTCCAGCATTACTTTTCGGTGTTGCTGTTGGAAATGCGGTTATCGGTGTTCCAATTGACCAGCAGGGAGTTTATCATGGCTCATTCTTTACTCTTCTTAGACCTGCACCACTACTTATGGGCGTGGTAGGAGTGTTTATGTTCCTTATGCACGGAATGGCTTATCTACTCAGAAAAACAGAAGGGGAAGTATTTAATCTTGCAAGAAAGTTTGCTTATATTAGCTTCTTTGGGTTTATTGGCTCACTTATAATCACAGATTTTCTGCTGGTTATTACTGCACCTTATCTTTATTCTAATTACTTCAAATATCCATTATTCTGGATAGCACCGGCTCTTATTGTTATCGGTCTGATACTGTATCTGAAATATCTTTCAGGTGGACAGTATAACAAAGTTATCTATGGTTCTACTCTGACAACAATCGGAACAGTTTTAACCATAGCCTTTGCATCTTACCCTGTGCTTATGAGGTCAACAATAAAACCTGAGTTTAACCTGACAATCTGGAACTCTGCCTCCTCCCATATAACACTTACAGTAATGCTTATATCAACCCTTATATTTATGCCTATTGTGATTTTCTATACTGTGTATGTTTACAGGGTATTCAAAGGAAAAGTATCAGCAGAAGGCGGATACCATTAA
- a CDS encoding cytochrome ubiquinol oxidase subunit I produces the protein MDLLTLSRFQFGMTAFYHFLFVPLTLGLAVMIAILKTLYLKNKNKKYDQLAMFLMKLFAINFAVGVATGLTMEFEFGTNWFQYSKFVGDIFGAPLALEGLMAFFLESTFIGLFLFGKDRISDKMHTFAAWMVALGSSLSALWILIANSWMQTPAGYKIVESPQGIKAVLADFWEAVVNHSTLIRFLHCVDAGYIVGGFFVMGVMAYYLLKNRHVELAKIGLKFALIFTAIVSIAQIIFGDLHGYQVTQYQPLKMAMMEGKWHTEKGASLDLIGVVDDEKHETKVILKIPYLLSILSYHDPNAEFKGIFDLVKEYQEIAKKSQEKVKILEEKLAQLKATNAPKEEIEKVQSELALAKANAKAYNITLNDLPSVSMVFTTFHIMVYLGFFFAAVTLWGLFLLKRGTIYTNKAFLWTVLLSIPLPFIATNFGWIAAEVGRQPWLVQGVMLTKDGVSFHPTGNVLFSVIFFMVIYTLIYIVFLYAMIKAIKKGPQEDNTQPTPPSKSPATVTAFSKTKM, from the coding sequence ATGGATTTGCTGACATTATCCCGTTTTCAGTTCGGGATGACAGCCTTTTATCATTTCCTTTTTGTTCCTCTTACTCTGGGACTTGCTGTTATGATTGCCATTCTCAAAACGCTCTACCTGAAAAACAAAAACAAGAAATACGACCAACTGGCAATGTTCCTTATGAAGCTGTTTGCTATCAATTTTGCTGTCGGAGTGGCAACAGGGCTTACCATGGAATTTGAGTTTGGAACAAACTGGTTCCAGTATTCAAAATTCGTAGGAGATATATTTGGTGCTCCCCTTGCACTGGAAGGATTGATGGCATTTTTCCTTGAATCAACATTTATCGGATTATTCCTGTTTGGTAAAGACAGGATTTCAGACAAAATGCATACATTTGCTGCATGGATGGTGGCACTTGGTAGCTCTCTTTCTGCCCTCTGGATTTTAATTGCAAACTCATGGATGCAAACCCCTGCCGGATACAAAATAGTAGAATCACCCCAGGGAATAAAAGCTGTTCTTGCTGATTTCTGGGAAGCTGTTGTAAATCACTCAACCCTTATCAGATTTCTCCACTGTGTTGATGCTGGATATATTGTTGGTGGATTTTTTGTAATGGGTGTTATGGCTTACTATCTACTTAAAAACAGACATGTGGAGCTGGCAAAGATAGGTCTTAAGTTTGCTCTGATATTTACAGCAATTGTTTCTATAGCTCAAATCATATTTGGCGATTTGCATGGTTATCAGGTTACCCAGTATCAGCCTTTAAAAATGGCTATGATGGAAGGTAAATGGCATACAGAAAAAGGAGCATCCCTTGATTTAATTGGAGTTGTTGATGATGAAAAACATGAAACAAAGGTAATTCTGAAAATACCTTATCTGCTCAGTATTCTTTCTTATCACGACCCTAATGCAGAGTTTAAAGGAATATTTGATTTAGTTAAGGAATACCAGGAAATAGCCAAAAAATCTCAGGAAAAAGTAAAAATATTGGAAGAAAAATTAGCACAGTTAAAAGCAACAAATGCCCCTAAAGAAGAAATAGAAAAAGTACAATCAGAGCTTGCCCTTGCAAAAGCAAATGCTAAAGCATACAACATAACCCTTAATGATTTACCATCTGTATCTATGGTGTTTACAACATTTCATATTATGGTTTATCTTGGTTTCTTCTTTGCAGCAGTTACCCTGTGGGGATTATTCCTGCTGAAAAGAGGAACAATTTACACCAACAAGGCTTTTCTATGGACAGTTCTGCTATCTATACCACTACCGTTTATAGCAACAAACTTTGGATGGATTGCTGCTGAAGTAGGAAGACAGCCATGGCTTGTTCAGGGAGTAATGCTCACAAAAGATGGTGTTTCTTTCCACCCAACAGGAAATGTTCTGTTCTCAGTAATATTCTTTATGGTGATATACACACTAATCTATATTGTTTTCCTATATGCAATGATTAAAGCAATTAAAAAAGGACCTCAGGAAGATAACACTCAGCCAACACCTCCATCAAAATCCCCTGCTACTGTAACAGCATTTTCTAAAACAAAAATGTAA
- the upp gene encoding uracil phosphoribosyltransferase, whose protein sequence is MKNVIEVNHPILKNLITKLRDNNTKPYNFREFISEIARILLFEALKNEPLVEKEVDIWIGKGRFPALQEEKYVFIPILRAGLPMLDGVLKVIPEAVSGFLAIKRNEETLESVLYYDRVPQLNGKIAIILDPMVATGGSLDYAISVIKEKNPEKIISLNIIGAPEGLQKVSQNHPDITIYIAQIDERLNDKGYIIPGLGDAGDRAYNT, encoded by the coding sequence ATGAAAAATGTTATAGAAGTTAATCATCCTATATTAAAAAATCTTATAACAAAACTTAGGGATAATAATACCAAACCGTATAATTTCCGTGAGTTTATCTCAGAAATTGCCAGAATTTTGCTATTTGAGGCTCTAAAAAATGAGCCTTTAGTGGAAAAAGAAGTAGATATATGGATTGGAAAAGGTAGATTTCCTGCCCTTCAGGAAGAAAAATATGTGTTTATTCCTATTTTAAGGGCTGGTCTTCCTATGCTTGATGGGGTTTTGAAGGTTATCCCTGAGGCTGTTTCAGGATTTCTGGCAATTAAAAGGAATGAGGAAACACTTGAAAGTGTCCTTTACTATGACCGTGTTCCTCAGCTTAATGGGAAAATAGCAATAATACTTGACCCTATGGTTGCTACAGGTGGTTCTCTGGATTATGCGATATCTGTAATAAAAGAAAAAAATCCAGAAAAAATAATTTCTCTAAATATAATTGGTGCTCCTGAAGGGTTGCAAAAAGTATCACAGAACCATCCAGATATAACCATTTATATAGCTCAGATAGATGAAAGACTAAACGATAAAGGATACATAATTCCAGGTCTTGGGGATGCAGGGGACAGGGCATATAACACTTAG
- the uvrA gene encoding excinuclease ABC subunit UvrA → MDKIIIHGARQHNLKNIDLEIPKNKLIVITGPSGSGKSSLAFDTIYAEGQRRYVESLSAYARQFLGLMEKPDVDSIDGLSPAIAIDQKTTSKNPRSTVGTVTEIYDYLRLLFARVGKPHCPECNNLIASQSPEEIADQILKFPEGTKLQILAPIIRGKKGEHKDIFEKINRMGYPRVRVDGEIYMVEDVPKLEKNKKHTIEVVVDRIVLKEGIRTRLVDSIEQALRLGDGLVVVNNLSEGKDYLFSEKFACPEHGFSIAELSPRLFSFNSPYGACPECKGLGVIHKIDVDALVDYNRSVIEAFRITDSFYFKYIKGMIFDILYYHGINKYTKFKDLPEEVKEDLLLEIIPHLERKYLETDNEKQREELEKYIREVTCPVCHGARLRREALYVLINGKSIWDVVRMNIQQAYDFFTEFENSPMSQKDRIIAEKIIKEIKERLGFLLNVGLDYLTLERSATTLSGGEAQRIRLATQIGSKLSGVLYVLDEPSIGLHPRDTAKLINTLKELRDLDNTVIVVEHDPETIEEADIIIDMGPGSGVYGGEVVAMGTPEEIMENENSLTGKYLSGKLTIPVPEKRRTPAPEKKLVIRGASEHNLKNIDVEIPLGLFVAITGVSGSGKSTLIYDILWQAAKNRFHHRNEYVGKHKKIEGWEHIDKVINVDQSPIGRTPRSNPATYTKVFDNIRALFAATPEAKIRGYTPGRFSFNVKGGRCEACKGDGVVKIEMHFLPDVYVTCEVCQGKRYNKETLAVEYKGKNIADVLDMTVAEALEFFQNVPSIRNKLQVLYDVGLDYIKLGQPATTLSGGEAQRIKLTRELSKRDTGRTLYLLDEPTTGLHSHDVEKLIRVLNKLVEKGNTVVVIEHNLDVIKNADWIIDLGPEGGERGGQIVATGTPEQVANNPNSHTGRFLKKYLQERVRV, encoded by the coding sequence ATGGATAAGATAATAATTCATGGAGCAAGGCAGCATAATTTAAAAAATATAGACCTTGAGATACCAAAAAATAAACTGATTGTAATAACAGGACCCTCAGGCTCAGGAAAATCATCACTTGCATTTGACACCATATACGCAGAAGGGCAGAGAAGATATGTTGAGAGCCTTTCTGCTTATGCAAGGCAGTTTTTGGGGCTGATGGAAAAACCTGATGTTGACAGCATAGATGGACTTTCCCCTGCGATAGCAATAGACCAGAAAACAACCTCAAAAAATCCCCGTTCAACAGTTGGGACAGTAACAGAAATTTATGACTATCTTAGACTTTTATTTGCAAGGGTAGGAAAGCCCCACTGTCCTGAGTGTAATAATCTTATTGCATCACAGTCTCCAGAAGAAATCGCAGACCAAATTTTAAAATTCCCAGAAGGAACAAAACTCCAGATATTAGCCCCTATTATAAGAGGTAAAAAAGGTGAGCATAAGGATATTTTTGAAAAAATCAACAGAATGGGATATCCCCGTGTCAGAGTTGACGGAGAAATATATATGGTTGAGGATGTTCCAAAGCTGGAAAAAAACAAAAAGCACACAATAGAGGTTGTTGTTGATAGAATAGTCCTGAAAGAAGGCATAAGAACAAGGCTCGTTGATAGCATAGAACAGGCTTTAAGACTTGGGGATGGTCTTGTTGTTGTGAATAATCTGTCAGAAGGGAAAGATTATCTATTTAGTGAAAAATTTGCCTGTCCTGAACATGGATTTTCCATTGCAGAGCTTTCACCAAGACTTTTCTCATTTAACAGTCCTTACGGAGCATGCCCTGAATGTAAAGGACTTGGTGTTATCCACAAGATAGACGTTGATGCCCTTGTTGATTACAACAGGTCAGTTATAGAGGCTTTCAGAATAACAGACAGCTTTTATTTCAAATATATAAAAGGAATGATTTTTGATATCCTCTACTATCACGGGATAAACAAATATACAAAGTTTAAAGACCTTCCCGAAGAGGTAAAAGAAGACCTTCTACTTGAGATAATCCCTCACCTTGAAAGGAAATATCTTGAAACAGACAACGAAAAACAGAGGGAAGAGCTTGAGAAATATATAAGAGAGGTTACCTGTCCAGTCTGCCATGGGGCAAGACTGAGGAGAGAGGCTTTATACGTCCTGATAAACGGAAAATCAATCTGGGATGTTGTCAGAATGAACATACAGCAGGCTTATGATTTCTTTACAGAATTTGAAAACTCTCCAATGTCCCAGAAGGACAGAATAATTGCCGAAAAAATCATAAAGGAAATCAAAGAAAGACTTGGTTTTCTGCTAAATGTAGGACTTGATTATCTAACCCTTGAGCGTTCAGCAACCACCCTTTCAGGAGGAGAAGCACAGAGAATAAGACTTGCAACCCAGATAGGTTCAAAGCTAAGCGGTGTTTTATATGTCCTTGATGAGCCCTCTATTGGACTTCACCCAAGGGATACAGCAAAGCTGATTAACACACTAAAAGAGCTAAGGGACTTAGATAACACAGTAATAGTTGTGGAACATGACCCAGAAACAATAGAAGAAGCGGATATTATCATTGATATGGGTCCCGGAAGTGGTGTTTATGGTGGTGAAGTTGTGGCTATGGGAACTCCTGAGGAGATAATGGAAAATGAAAACTCTCTGACAGGTAAATATCTCAGTGGAAAACTGACTATACCTGTTCCAGAAAAAAGAAGAACTCCAGCCCCTGAGAAAAAGCTTGTTATCAGAGGAGCCTCAGAGCATAACCTAAAAAATATAGATGTTGAGATACCACTTGGTCTGTTTGTCGCCATTACAGGTGTTTCAGGTAGCGGAAAATCTACTCTTATTTACGATATTCTCTGGCAGGCTGCTAAAAACAGATTTCACCACAGGAATGAATACGTAGGAAAACACAAAAAAATAGAAGGCTGGGAACATATAGACAAGGTTATAAATGTTGACCAGTCTCCAATAGGCAGAACTCCCCGTTCAAATCCTGCAACATACACAAAGGTTTTTGACAATATAAGAGCCCTTTTTGCTGCAACACCAGAGGCAAAGATAAGAGGATACACACCGGGAAGGTTTTCCTTCAATGTCAAAGGTGGTAGATGTGAAGCATGCAAAGGGGATGGAGTTGTAAAAATAGAGATGCATTTCTTACCTGATGTTTATGTAACCTGCGAGGTATGTCAGGGCAAAAGATACAACAAAGAAACCCTTGCTGTTGAATATAAAGGGAAGAACATAGCAGATGTCCTGGATATGACTGTTGCAGAAGCCCTTGAATTCTTCCAAAATGTTCCTTCAATAAGAAACAAGCTACAGGTTTTATACGATGTTGGACTTGATTACATAAAACTTGGACAGCCTGCAACAACCCTGTCTGGTGGAGAGGCTCAGAGGATAAAACTGACAAGAGAGCTTTCAAAAAGGGACACAGGAAGAACTCTTTATCTTCTTGATGAGCCAACAACAGGACTACACTCCCACGATGTTGAAAAGCTGATAAGGGTTCTAAACAAACTGGTGGAAAAAGGAAACACCGTTGTAGTGATAGAACACAACCTTGATGTTATAAAAAATGCAGACTGGATAATAGATTTGGGACCAGAAGGAGGAGAAAGAGGCGGTCAGATTGTAGCCACAGGAACCCCAGAACAAGTCGCAAATAATCCAAACTCCCACACAGGCAGATTTTTGAAGAAATACCTGCAGGAAAGGGTAAGAGTTTAA
- a CDS encoding YbhB/YbcL family Raf kinase inhibitor-like protein, with product MIRKIILFVIGMISLTACADIIAGKDKNEFSNIKNSFFLKSTAFMNDTYIPRKYTCDGDDISPGLYWGDFPPGTQSFVIIMEDPDAPFGVFVHWIVYDIPYYMTNLPENLPKLPVVNGIIKQGINDFGKIGYNGPCPPRGMPHRYFIRIYAIDIPTLGLPPGATKEDVRYAMEGHILSQTYLLGVYGR from the coding sequence ATGATAAGGAAAATTATTTTATTTGTAATAGGCATGATTTCATTAACAGCATGTGCTGATATTATAGCTGGAAAAGATAAAAATGAATTTTCAAATATAAAAAACTCCTTTTTTCTAAAATCTACAGCTTTTATGAATGATACTTATATCCCGAGAAAATATACCTGTGATGGGGATGATATCTCCCCGGGACTTTATTGGGGAGATTTTCCACCTGGAACTCAAAGCTTTGTTATTATAATGGAAGACCCTGATGCTCCATTTGGGGTTTTTGTCCACTGGATAGTTTATGATATTCCTTATTACATGACAAATCTTCCAGAAAATTTACCTAAATTACCTGTTGTTAATGGGATAATAAAACAGGGTATAAATGATTTTGGAAAAATAGGGTATAACGGTCCCTGTCCTCCACGAGGTATGCCCCACAGGTATTTTATCAGAATATATGCCATAGATATACCAACCTTAGGACTTCCCCCGGGAGCAACAAAAGAAGATGTAAGATATGCTATGGAAGGGCATATACTTTCCCAAACATATCTTTTGGGAGTATATGGAAGGTAA
- the hemN gene encoding oxygen-independent coproporphyrinogen III oxidase has translation MNFHPQDVKFDLDLILKYAKPAPRYTSYPTAQEFSPELTEEEWREKVIQSNERKTPLSLYFHIPFCESACHFCGCNVIITRRKEVVEPYLEHVYKEMDIMGSLLDKSRKIVQLHWGGGTPNYLEDDQTVQLMNEIKKRFDFDENAEISIEIDPRHVSRDRIFLLREIGFNRVSFGIQDFNPKVQEAVNRIQPEEMIFNVMSWIREAGFESVNIDLIYGLPYQTLETFSETVEKVIKLNPDRIANFNYAHVPWLKRLQRMIDEAALPPPQEKLDILKMTIEKLTNAGYLFIGMDHFAKPDDELAVAQRERTLHRNFQGYTTHAEAELIGFGATSISMLYDAYAQNHKKLKDYYGMIDEGKLPLERGIILNQDDIIRRDVIMRLMSHFQLYKGEIEEKYGIDFDTYFASEMEELRELEKDGLIRIYPDRIDVTPAGRLLIRNIAVTFDIYTKAKKEKRFSKAI, from the coding sequence ATGAATTTTCACCCGCAAGATGTTAAGTTTGATTTAGACCTAATCTTAAAATATGCAAAGCCTGCTCCAAGATATACAAGCTATCCAACTGCTCAGGAGTTTTCTCCTGAATTAACGGAAGAAGAATGGCGGGAAAAGGTTATCCAGTCTAACGAAAGGAAAACTCCCCTTTCTCTGTATTTCCATATTCCTTTCTGTGAATCTGCCTGTCATTTTTGTGGCTGTAATGTGATTATAACCAGAAGAAAAGAAGTTGTTGAGCCTTATCTGGAGCATGTTTACAAAGAAATGGATATAATGGGCTCACTCCTTGATAAATCCAGAAAGATTGTCCAGCTTCACTGGGGAGGTGGAACCCCTAACTATCTGGAGGATGACCAGACAGTTCAATTAATGAATGAAATCAAAAAAAGATTTGATTTTGATGAAAATGCGGAAATTTCCATAGAGATAGACCCACGGCATGTAAGCAGGGATAGGATATTTTTGTTAAGGGAAATAGGATTTAATAGGGTTAGCTTTGGAATTCAGGATTTTAATCCAAAGGTTCAGGAAGCTGTAAACAGAATTCAACCAGAAGAAATGATTTTTAATGTTATGTCATGGATTAGGGAAGCTGGTTTTGAAAGTGTAAATATAGACCTTATATATGGACTACCTTATCAGACACTTGAGACGTTCTCAGAAACTGTTGAAAAAGTTATAAAACTCAATCCTGACAGAATAGCAAACTTTAATTATGCTCATGTGCCATGGCTGAAAAGACTTCAAAGAATGATAGATGAAGCAGCACTTCCACCGCCACAGGAGAAGTTAGATATCCTTAAAATGACAATTGAGAAGCTGACCAATGCAGGATACCTGTTTATCGGTATGGACCATTTTGCTAAACCTGATGACGAGCTTGCTGTTGCTCAAAGGGAGAGAACACTCCACAGAAACTTTCAGGGATATACAACCCATGCAGAAGCTGAGCTTATAGGATTTGGGGCGACATCTATCAGCATGCTTTATGATGCCTATGCTCAGAACCACAAAAAACTTAAGGACTACTATGGAATGATAGATGAAGGAAAACTTCCATTAGAAAGAGGAATTATTTTAAATCAGGATGATATTATTCGTAGAGATGTAATAATGAGGCTTATGTCCCACTTCCAGCTTTACAAAGGGGAGATTGAGGAAAAATATGGGATTGATTTTGATACTTACTTTGCATCTGAGATGGAAGAACTTAGAGAACTTGAAAAAGACGGTCTTATAAGAATATATCCAGACAGAATTGATGTAACTCCTGCAGGAAGATTACTTATCAGAAATATTGCAGTAACATTTGATATTTATACAAAAGCTAAAAAAGAAAAAAGATTTTCTAAAGCAATATAG
- a CDS encoding bacterioferritin, whose amino-acid sequence MNREKSVELLNKAIAEELTAIHQYMYFHFVLDDLGYDLLAAIFKKTAIDEMLHTERFAERILFLGGEIEMKPAKDIEHIRDPEEMLKWAMNAEEEAVDMYNEFAVEASNNRDAGTKQIFEAVIMDEERHYDTFNTEYENLKKFGLEYLSQQAMERSKRIGSQGKEG is encoded by the coding sequence ATGAACAGGGAAAAATCTGTGGAACTATTAAACAAAGCTATTGCTGAAGAACTAACGGCAATTCACCAATATATGTATTTCCATTTTGTATTGGATGACCTTGGATATGATTTACTGGCGGCAATATTCAAAAAAACAGCCATTGATGAAATGCTTCACACAGAAAGATTTGCAGAAAGAATTCTATTCCTTGGTGGAGAGATAGAGATGAAACCAGCCAAAGATATAGAACATATCAGAGACCCTGAAGAAATGCTCAAGTGGGCTATGAATGCAGAGGAAGAAGCAGTAGATATGTATAACGAATTTGCAGTGGAAGCCTCTAACAACAGAGATGCAGGAACAAAGCAGATTTTTGAAGCAGTAATAATGGATGAAGAAAGACATTACGATACATTTAACACAGAATATGAAAACCTGAAAAAATTTGGTCTGGAATACCTGTCACAACAGGCTATGGAAAGAAGTAAAAGAATTGGTTCACAGGGGAAAGAGGGCTAA